A single genomic interval of Salmo trutta chromosome 13, fSalTru1.1, whole genome shotgun sequence harbors:
- the LOC115205931 gene encoding cleft lip and palate transmembrane protein 1 homolog isoform X2, giving the protein MASQETEASPQANGEVSSNGAAAAVDGQAVQTAAGDPAQQPPAPPPNAWSVIKGVLFRIFVIWAISSWFRRGSSTPDPSTPAGAPHLPSRNLFPKESLMDLYVYISQDEVFSDFNDTQSLFWFHRDLVYGDWNTGEEGDGCYEHSIDLDIPEKVQMNGSLYIHVYFTKTGFHPDPKRKGQYRRLATVHATRMLNKFKRRKFVKTKNLLTGETETDPEMIKRAESHGPVEIISHWHPNLTINMVDDHTAWVKGSVPPPLDQHVKFDAVSGDYYPIVYFNDYWNLQKDYYPINESLQSLPLRLSYCPLSLWRWQLYAAQNARSPWNFLPEDTYEQSDEDQDSVKVALLETNPYLLGVTIVVSIVHSIFEFLAFKNDIQFWNSRQSMEGLSVRSIIFGVFQSLVVLLYILDNETNFVVQVSVFIGLLIDFWKITKVMDVKLDRENKLFGILPRLSIKDKSTYVQSSTKVFDDMAFKYLSWLLYPLFGCYAVYSVLYQEHKGWYSFVLGMLYGFLLTFGFITMTPQLFINYKMKSVAHLPWRMLTYKALNTFIDDLFAFVIKMPMMYRIGCLRDDVVFFVYLYQRWIYRVDPNRMNEFGTSGAEPTGVDPNKDSTAQGVVTATGEVAAITEKAEEEKKND; this is encoded by the exons gtgagcaGCAATGGAGCTGCTGCAGCCGTGGATGGCCAGGCCGTACAGACTGCTGCTGGGGACCCTGCACAGCAACCGCCGGCTCCACCACCCAATGCATGGTCGGTCATAAAGGGAGTCCTCTTCAG GATCTTTGTCATCTGGGCCATCAGTAGCTGGTTCCGCAGAGGGTCCTCTACACCAGACCCCAGTACCCCAGCTGGGGCACCGCATTTACCCAGCCGAAACCTTTTCCCCAAGGAAAGCCTCATG GACCTGTATGTGTACATCTCCCAGGACGAGGTGTTCTCTGACTTCAACGACACACAGTCCCTGTTCTGGTTCCATAGAGACCTGGTCTACGGAGACTGGAACACTGGAGAAGAGGGGGACGGCTGCTATGAGCACTCAATAGATCTGGACATCCCAGAG AAGGTGCAAATGAATGGTTCCCTCTACATCCACGTGTATTTCACGAAGACTGGATTCCACCCTGACCCCAAACGCAAGGGCCAGTATCGTCGGCTGGCGACAGTCCATGCCACGCGGA TGCTGAACAAGTTCAAACGCAGGAAGTTCGTGAAGACTAAGAACCTGCTGACGGGGGAGACCGAGACCGACCCGGAGATGATCAAG cgagCGGAGAGCCACGGTCCAGTGGAGATCATCTCCCACTGGCACCCCAACCTCACCATCAACATGGTGGATGACCATACAGCCTGGGTCAAGGGCTCGGTCCCCCCTCCACTGGACCAAC ATGTGAAGTTTGACGCGGTGAGCGGTGACTACTATCCTATCGTCTACTTCAACGACTACTGGAACCTGCAGAAAGACTACTACCCCATCAATGAGAGCCTGCAGTCGCTGCCTCTGCGCCTGTCCTACTGCCCGCTGTCCCTGTGGCGCTGGCAGCTCTACGCTGCCCAGAACGCCCGCTCACCATGGAACTTCCTGCCAGAGGACACCTATGAGCAGTCTGACGAGGACCAGGACTCTGtcaag GTGGCCCTGCTGGAAACCAATCCCTACCTCCTGGGCGTGACCATTGTGGTCTCAATCGTTCACAGCATCTTTGAGTTCCTGGCATTCAAGAATG acatcCAATTCTGGAACAGCAGGCAGTCCATGGAGGGTCTCTCTGTGCGCTCCATCATCTTCGGGGTCTTCCAGTCCCTGGTGGTGCTGCTCTACATCCTGGACAATGAGACCAACTTTGTGGTGCAG GTCAGCGTGTTCATCGGCCTGCTCATCGACTTCTGGAAGATCACCAAGGTCATGGACGTCAAG TTGGACAGAGAAAACAAATTGTTCGGGATCCTCCCACGCTTATCAATAAAAGACAAGTCAACGTACGTGCAGTCCTCCACCAAAGTCTTCGACGAC ATGGCTTTCAAGTACCTGTCATGGCTGCTGTACCCTCTGTTCGGGTGCTATGCCGTCTACAGTGTGTTGTACCAAGAGCACAAAGGCTGGTACTCATTCGTACTGGGCATGCTCTATGGCTTCTTGTTAACCTTTG GTTTCATCACGATGACGCCACAGCTGTTCATCAACTATAAGATGAAGTCTGTGGCCCACCTCCCATGGAGGATGCTCACCTACAAGGCACTGAACACCTTCATCGACGACCTGTTCGCCTTTGTCATCAAGATGCCCATGATGTACAGGATAGGATGTCTCAGAGACG ATGTAGTATTCTTTGTCTACCTGTACCAGCGCTGGATCTACAGGGTGGATCCCAACCGGATGAACGAATTTGGCACTAGTGGAGCGGAACCCACTGGAGTGGATCCTAACAAGGACAGCACAGCACAGGGGGTGGTCACCGCCACAGGGGAG
- the LOC115205931 gene encoding cleft lip and palate transmembrane protein 1 homolog isoform X1, whose protein sequence is MASQETEASPQANGEVSSNGAAAAVDGQAVQTAAGDPAQQPPAPPPNAWSVIKGVLFRIFVIWAISSWFRRGSSTPDPSTPAGAPHLPSRNLFPKESLMDLYVYISQDEVFSDFNDTQSLFWFHRDLVYGDWNTGEEGDGCYEHSIDLDIPEKVQMNGSLYIHVYFTKTGFHPDPKRKGQYRRLATVHATRMLNKFKRRKFVKTKNLLTGETETDPEMIKRAESHGPVEIISHWHPNLTINMVDDHTAWVKGSVPPPLDQHVKFDAVSGDYYPIVYFNDYWNLQKDYYPINESLQSLPLRLSYCPLSLWRWQLYAAQNARSPWNFLPEDTYEQSDEDQDSVKVALLETNPYLLGVTIVVSIVHSIFEFLAFKNDIQFWNSRQSMEGLSVRSIIFGVFQSLVVLLYILDNETNFVVQVSVFIGLLIDFWKITKVMDVKLDRENKLFGILPRLSIKDKSTYVQSSTKVFDDMAFKYLSWLLYPLFGCYAVYSVLYQEHKGWYSFVLGMLYGFLLTFGFITMTPQLFINYKMKSVAHLPWRMLTYKALNTFIDDLFAFVIKMPMMYRIGCLRDDVVFFVYLYQRWIYRVDPNRMNEFGTSGAEPTGVDPNKDSTAQGVVTATGEVAAITEKAEEEKKND, encoded by the exons gtgagcaGCAATGGAGCTGCTGCAGCCGTGGATGGCCAGGCCGTACAGACTGCTGCTGGGGACCCTGCACAGCAACCGCCGGCTCCACCACCCAATGCATGGTCGGTCATAAAGGGAGTCCTCTTCAG GATCTTTGTCATCTGGGCCATCAGTAGCTGGTTCCGCAGAGGGTCCTCTACACCAGACCCCAGTACCCCAGCTGGGGCACCGCATTTACCCAGCCGAAACCTTTTCCCCAAGGAAAGCCTCATG GACCTGTATGTGTACATCTCCCAGGACGAGGTGTTCTCTGACTTCAACGACACACAGTCCCTGTTCTGGTTCCATAGAGACCTGGTCTACGGAGACTGGAACACTGGAGAAGAGGGGGACGGCTGCTATGAGCACTCAATAGATCTGGACATCCCAGAG AAGGTGCAAATGAATGGTTCCCTCTACATCCACGTGTATTTCACGAAGACTGGATTCCACCCTGACCCCAAACGCAAGGGCCAGTATCGTCGGCTGGCGACAGTCCATGCCACGCGGA TGCTGAACAAGTTCAAACGCAGGAAGTTCGTGAAGACTAAGAACCTGCTGACGGGGGAGACCGAGACCGACCCGGAGATGATCAAG cgagCGGAGAGCCACGGTCCAGTGGAGATCATCTCCCACTGGCACCCCAACCTCACCATCAACATGGTGGATGACCATACAGCCTGGGTCAAGGGCTCGGTCCCCCCTCCACTGGACCAAC ATGTGAAGTTTGACGCGGTGAGCGGTGACTACTATCCTATCGTCTACTTCAACGACTACTGGAACCTGCAGAAAGACTACTACCCCATCAATGAGAGCCTGCAGTCGCTGCCTCTGCGCCTGTCCTACTGCCCGCTGTCCCTGTGGCGCTGGCAGCTCTACGCTGCCCAGAACGCCCGCTCACCATGGAACTTCCTGCCAGAGGACACCTATGAGCAGTCTGACGAGGACCAGGACTCTGtcaag GTGGCCCTGCTGGAAACCAATCCCTACCTCCTGGGCGTGACCATTGTGGTCTCAATCGTTCACAGCATCTTTGAGTTCCTGGCATTCAAGAATG acatcCAATTCTGGAACAGCAGGCAGTCCATGGAGGGTCTCTCTGTGCGCTCCATCATCTTCGGGGTCTTCCAGTCCCTGGTGGTGCTGCTCTACATCCTGGACAATGAGACCAACTTTGTGGTGCAG GTCAGCGTGTTCATCGGCCTGCTCATCGACTTCTGGAAGATCACCAAGGTCATGGACGTCAAG TTGGACAGAGAAAACAAATTGTTCGGGATCCTCCCACGCTTATCAATAAAAGACAAGTCAACGTACGTGCAGTCCTCCACCAAAGTCTTCGACGAC ATGGCTTTCAAGTACCTGTCATGGCTGCTGTACCCTCTGTTCGGGTGCTATGCCGTCTACAGTGTGTTGTACCAAGAGCACAAAGGCTGGTACTCATTCGTACTGGGCATGCTCTATGGCTTCTTGTTAACCTTTG GTTTCATCACGATGACGCCACAGCTGTTCATCAACTATAAGATGAAGTCTGTGGCCCACCTCCCATGGAGGATGCTCACCTACAAGGCACTGAACACCTTCATCGACGACCTGTTCGCCTTTGTCATCAAGATGCCCATGATGTACAGGATAGGATGTCTCAGAGACG ATGTAGTATTCTTTGTCTACCTGTACCAGCGCTGGATCTACAGGGTGGATCCCAACCGGATGAACGAATTTGGCACTAGTGGAGCGGAACCCACTGGAGTGGATCCTAACAAGGACAGCACAGCACAGGGGGTGGTCACCGCCACAGGGGAGGTCGCCGCCATAACTGAAAaagcagaggaggagaagaagaacgaTTAA